From Eriocheir sinensis breed Jianghai 21 chromosome 35, ASM2467909v1, whole genome shotgun sequence:
GAAGCGACGCCTGCCCACAAACTGGGATTAACTTTCGGAGGGGTCTGTGTGGGCTCCTTGAACATTCCAAGTCTCTAGGAGAATTACCGACTACCCTACCTATCATATGAGATCAGTAGTGGGGATACACCAACTattggtccggcatgagcaatggtgcCCATCTTGGGATAGCAATATGAATCTCCAGCCAACTACAACCATTTGTGGTTGAGATTACTCCAGTTGATGAGCATATAATGTGAATCAGGCTGAAGCACACTTTGGGGTTCGTGTCTCATTGTTGTGTATACTTCTACTGAGATGTGTGAAACTTGAATAAGAGGTGTTTTACACTAGACTCAACTGTGTGTTAGATCAGTGCCTCCCTCGGGACACACTCAATGTCATCGATGACTTCAATGACAATGACAAGGTTGGCTACAAACTGTGTTGGTCCCATGGTTCTGATACTAGGAACACTGACAGGTCTCTCCTCCTGAATTGTGCATGATCCAGGAAGTTGAGAATTGCAGGTTTGTTGTACCAGAGACCAAAGTTGCATTGCTAGACTTGGTATGGCACTGCCAAAtaggtagctaaggagattgaccacatccttgtAAGTACTCATTAGATGATCTTTCAGAACTACAGGGTTTCccagagtgctgagttctttgcaacaacaacaagaaacttGAGATGCAACAATATTGTGTTACACCTCAAGAGGATGAAAGACCAGGCATGTGCTTAGAAGTATGCGGTAACAGTCTCAAATAGATTCATTATGCCCAGCACCCTTGagaaccctgtagaactgtgggacaccttcaaacaaacaaaaaaatctcaagccctgttcacactgtgccgactctgggctaCGACTACCCAcaactctagggtacacgaggtcttgggtgttgatgtgaaagggtcatgtcttgaaagaggtctacaAACAGTCGCTGAATGCTGAGCGGACATTGGGAGGGGAGTGTGAGGTTgtgagggttagcgcaaaaaGGTATTcaatgctaaactttcacgacaagagtcagcaagggtctggaccaaccgtcatttccggttgaggtctgagggaggtcagGGACAGTCGCCAAGACTGTTCTCATCAGTCTttgcttgtcttgagacagtcggggccatttttcaaatttttaccgtttcctgtcggcacagtcgtcgttGCTGACTACTTAAGAATAACGAGGGACTGTCGTGatgacagtcttcgcctaatggaggatgttcgtgacgactgtcagctcagaaatattggcaaaCATTGCCACCATCAGgaaattcatattttcattttgcaatcacaagcacaacaacttctgggcatggttacacttcactggcacaaatttgggagctgcacagcacgcacgcactcctgctgcctctctttcgtgttgaatgacacaactagggttgccaccctgaggtcagaaaaatgtggaatgtaaCATCTCACTCTCAAATACAGAATGGATGCTATGAGGGACAGCCgctgcacgctgctggtggaggcaagaggtaggggggagggacgttatgtcgcatattttacatgtattttatgACAAACCTTGACAAATTTTAcagactggttttgtgattaactgAAAAATGCACTCAAtgcaattttaagatactgaattttatttgcttgaccattcagataacaaaatacagaacaaatggcattctgtattggttcaaaacagaaagctacatttcattctcgaatacagagcgattccgtattttaaggaacgggtggcaaccctacaaGTAGACACAACGGAGTCTCAGCCCATCACAGCCTATATACCCCAGGACCCATGAAGACTGCTATTAAGATGTCTACAGCCAAAGTATTCTTTTAAAATTTTGAGTAGAATTCGGTGACAGTCGGCAAGGCTGCCACCAAGACTGTTGCAAAGACCGTCGGctaactccttggcaactgtcggccaatcggtcggcagatttgtggttgtcgtagacaacttgtcaaatgcaaaagtcgctgggttgttgtggcccagagtcggcctagtgtgaacggggctttagagcTGCAAAGGAGTGCACTGGAGGGCACCCAAGATCTAAGAGTGGTTTTGCCTGGAAGATGCACCCCTGCTTCACCCCTGAATGCACAGGGAAAAAGCCTCATATTTCACAGCAATATCAGTTCCAAAGTAAAGGTCAAACATCAGGTCAgtaatccttgcaggaatcccacagaTCCACACAATGTCCCAGAATGCCTCATGATGCACTGAATAAAATAACTTGTTGATACGACACAGACTGTGAGAAGCTCCTATCGAAACTTAAGTCAGTATTCCACACGGACACCAAGTATTAGGATCCGGTCACCAGTTGACTAGCAGGGCGTGAACCCagattgctcaggtctctgaaatTTTAACAGATCAAATCAAATTCGCATCAACAGTAGATGAGCAGAGTACTTTGCTCGACACACTGAGCAGTATAATACTACGGTAATTGTTGCAGTTGTCAGTTGCCTTTCTCTTTCAATAAAAGGACAATCCCCCCCTTTTACATGCTGTCTGTACCCCAGCACTCTGAGGAGCCTGGTGGGCAGCCCCAGCCCATTTGTGGTGCAGGCAAATTTTATTTTAAGTAGTTGCCATCATATATGTATAATGTATGTTTTGTGAATTTATGCTTTGTCATGCCATCCAATATGTCTTATGTTGTACATCAGGAACATTATGGGCACCAGCACCAAGACTTTCAGGACTCTACAGTGAGATCATATGAATTTTTTCATGAACATTTTGTGTACTTGTTTTATTGATTATCTATCTTTTATAATTAGAGATAATAAACTGAAAAGATCAATGCATATGCATTATTTTACTTTAAATTTAGAAACCTATAATGGATACTTACAAAATACTTAACCAAGCATTTGTTGATAATGCAATAATCATGAGTGATTTTCAGTGTTCAGGTACTTGTGCTTCAAACTAACTtcgtaaaggtaaagttggtgtCATACGCAAAGGCTGCATGCGGCTTTTGTGCTTATGTCACATTGGCAATTGACCTGTGGTGGGAATTAGCCCATTACCTCGAGATCACAGGGCCAGTTTCACAATCAGGCTTCCACAATTTACCTAACCCCAGGTTTCCCTAGGTACCCACATGCTGGCAAAcccaaaagggaagatgaacagcggGGGTGGGCTGCACACACACTGCCCAGGCCATGATTCGAACCCAGGCTAGTGGATTCATAGCAGGGCTTGTTAACTATTTCACCATGGAGGTATCATGACACTCCTAAAAACGATACTTTTAAAATTATTTCAAGCATTCCACAGTGCCTCCACCATGTAATGATTAGCAAACCTAGCTACTGATCAGTTGGCCTGAGTTAACcctttcactacggccgggccaaaacagcgccccgcgccgtatccgagatcgcagcgcgcgccaaatttcatatgtcgctattgaatataacaagttttcagccataacctcaacataatcatcatgtattatatatgaaaacatgcagaattgagtggtgcacataaagaaacataaattatttgataattttgataTGAcagcataaatatagataaaataactcatatattggctaaagcgagccatgACGCAGTAtgtgcgtcctcggatatggtcgCTTCTTGGATATTATGTACAgtattttcttacctgttacagtatatttacagtaATAAATTACGAAGCTGATTCACAGACTTTGTCAGGTATAAGAATGGGAGTAATTTTGTCCAGTGTAGCACAAGCAGCAGTCATATACCATGGCAGTCGCTGTAAATAACATCAGTCTGCACCACTAAAAGGCTGTGGCTGTCCACCAGGCTacaccctcgtattcgtacctcacatcttgaacaatatggcagccgatttgacagctgagaccacgaaaactggcttcactcaccagtacagcgtGCTCGGCgctgtgggcctctccacccttaatacctccatgatgTAGACCCCCTTCCCATTTTAAGAACCTCATTGACTTGTACTCAAGCAACAAgtattgtctcttacagaaacaacccgtgAGCCAGGTCAACTTCCAGGTAGCAAACCACATGCCAGTATAGCCAGAGTGAGTGTTCACAGACTATGCAGGCCTCTATCCAGTTTCAATGAGTAATTGCCAATGTGACAGCTATTCCAGCAATGTTCTAGTCCCAGAATGTTAACCAGTCAATATTCCATAGTGTCTCACaatgcactgaatcaaatgcTTTCTTGAGATTGACATAGGCTGAAAGCATCTCCAGTTGAAACTCACATCAGCATTCCAACACTAGGATACAATCAGTCATTGATTTGCCAACCATATACACAGATTTCTCAGGTCTCAGCAACTTCAGCAATTGGCTGTGAATCTGCATAAGTAATggatgggcaagcaccttgcctggcacactaagCTGTGTAATACTGCTGTAGCTGATACAGTCCTTactattccccttccctttcttgatAAGGATGATCAGCTCCTTCTTCCAgacaggaggaatggtaccagactgGAATATAGTATAGTCAAGAATGCTTAGAACCCACACAGAGTGGCTGCTCCTCCAGCTTTGAGGAGCTCTGCACTGATGCTACAAACACCAAATGCCTTTCAACTCCTTCTCCTTGCGACAGCTTCTCTGGCCTCATCAACAGAGTCAATGAGTAAATCAGCATCCACTATACATCAGATACATCAGTGGTTGGGAGATGGCGCCATTACTTGGAGGGTCTGCTGTCTACAACTGCTCAAGCACTCACCCAATGAGACATCTGCCCATCCATCCCTGACAACAACCAACCTACTCCTATTTTAAACTGACATGAAAAACTATTTTGTACTTTTGGTTCAATATTTTGTCTTTTTAACTATTATTTGACTACCCTATGTGattctgaccttttttttttttttttagtatttttgagCTTGATTTTCTACTAGGTCTTTCTGGGCTACTACTTAGCCTAGCAGACTTACTCCTTGACCATTCTGATTTGCTACATCTATCTGATCTACTGCTAGACCGATCTGACCTACTACCATAACGTTCCGACTTACTGCTAAACCGTTCTGACCTACTGCTAGATCGTTCTGACCTACTGCTAGACTGTTCTGACCTACTGCTAGACCGTTCTGACCTCCTGCTAGACTTTCGTGATTTACTACTTGTCTGTTCTGACCTATCACTTGATTTCTCAGACCTTGATCTTCTTAACTTTTGTCTTGAACCTTGTGATGAATGTTTTCTCTTTGAAGACTCATTCACTTCAGTTTCTGATGTATCACTTAAGTCTTTTGACCTCTGTGAAACACCAATCTCACATTCACTATCTTCGTCATCCTTgaagtttcttcttctttcattggAGAGTTTACttgatttttcatgtttttttctgaaGTTCCTCTCTGGGGACAATCTAAAGAGAAAAGATTTTATTGGAATAAAGGGCAGAAGTTCCCAAGCTATTAGGTTGGAGATGTCTAAAAATATTATCAGAATAGTTACTTGATTTtaacatatataatacatgatgaatGCCTCCTTACCTGTGATGCAATGGTGTCTTTCTAAGACTTGAAAAAGGCTGCATGTCTCTATCTGCTTGCCAGAAAACATTACCAGGATTTCTGTATGCATGCAGAAAATTGCAATGGTCACCTTTGGGACACTGCTTTCGCCAGTACAGCCCTGTAAAAATGTCCATATACATGTATTAATTTATGTAGCAAGTAAAGTTTTGCTTCATTGTGACTTACAACCTGGTTATTAATGGCCAACATTATGATGGGGATTTGAAATCTACAGCAAAAGCAGTCATCATCTCTCATATCATGAAGGATTCATGCATATTGAAGCTTTTATTAACCCTTAAACAATGACCATTGTTTATTTGATCAAACCCACTGCGGTCCACATAGATGGCCATCGTTTAATTAATCAGACTTTTGTGCACCATTAATTTAAATGTTTAGCTCAAATTTTGCAAGTTCTTTGATTTGTCGAGCTATCTGTTAGCATATCCGACCCTTGTGGATTCGAGATAAGGTCATTAATCCTCACTGAGCAGCTATGGAGTCCACACCTAGCACCTCTCAGGAAAACACAGAGAAACAGTGATGCATCAGGAGGAAAGGGCAGGATAATGAAGTGAAGATTATTCTGAGTACAATAACAGCAGTGATGAATACATTGTGATGAGTGACAGCAGTAGTGAGTGATTTAGAAAGTGAAGATGTTACTTCACCATCTCTACTGCACTCTACCCAAGCAAGTGCTTTCATCACAGGAGTGCAAGGTAAGAGGCATAAGGCAAGTGTTACATGGTTTGAAACACCCAGCTCTGAGGAGGACTAAAAAATTGGGTAAAGTAGATGTTGTCTAAATTATTTCAGTGTAAAGAACAATTCATGTTATTGACATTCagttatgagaggaaggaagtgtgaaTTATGCCACCACCGTCGCCAGCCTCCATGCTGCCCGGAGCAGTGTTTCATGCCACCCTACTTACATTTTACACCCACTAGTGTGACTACTACACAATGTACTTCAGTTTGCATTTCACCAGTGCTCAGTGAGATAAAATGCTCCATACaatatgaataaacaaaagaaaaaataagctgTTTTTACCCATATCTCAGGACCATTCAATGAAAACAATACCCATCGTTTAAGGGTTAATGAGATGTGCTTCATCAAGATGCAAATGAGGCTAACATGTAGTAAATGTTTCCTTATCCACTCTAAAATCTTCTGTCTGATATTCtgttttggaaaaaaaaatagcacatcTACAGGAAGCTGACAGCACCTGAACTCTATCTAAACCTACCAATTCTGGTGTAAATGAGAAACTTATATAAAGCTACAAAATGTTTGTCacagaaaaatgaaacaaaaaaatacagaacaGGTTCTGAAAAAATGTAATAAATTTTACATAACATTACAGCACAGGCAGGAAAGCTACACTAACACTCACCACATAGTGCATATCTCCACTTTTCTATTGTTACTTGGTAGCAGGTCATCTGGCGACCGGCGTACCACCTCCCATTAAACAAGGCACAAGCTTTCAAAGCATCATCTTCATTCATAAATTGGACGTAAACATTGCCACGCAAGTGAGGGCTCACATTGGCACAAACTTTAAACTGGACAACTTTTCCACATCGCTGGAATTCTGGCAGAACATCCTCAAAAAATTCCCTGCAAGAAAATAggcataaaattccaataaaatttACTCTAGCCATATAACTACTTATCTTAAAGAAAAGCGGATTAACAAGTATTTCTCCATTCTACCACACAATGTAAGTGGGGACTAGGCTACATTTGAACTATTTTTACCAAGAAAATTTATCAAGTTGTTAAAATGCCATCCTTTACTGGCCATTCTGACTAAGTAAGAAAAAAGTCACATGATTATGATAATGTGGACAAATATGACCTTATCTAATACAGTAGACCCTCTTATTAAACACAAGAAAGGCACTGAAGAAATCTGCTCTAAATATAGGTGTTATTTCAATGGGATTTATCAATTTGGGACTGGTGGAAGGAGTCAACTCGAGGGCAAAATTAGAGGTACAAAATATAACGCTATAGCACTGTTCCTGCAAGCAGAAGACAATAACAGAAGCTGAAAAGAGGACATCAGTTTCAGTTCAGTGTCCAGATACTCCTATCTTCAACGCGTTAATATCACGGGATGGAGGTGATACAGATAAGGTAaggatgttccagagtttaccagcaaatGTGATTAATACTTGCATAAAAGATTAAGACACCATAGGAGACCTGGAGTGGAGCTGAGCTACAGAAATATAAACTTACATGACTGGAGTGCAATCTTGCGCAACAGGGTGGATATTGTGAAAATGAGCATATGTGTGGTGGGCAGAAAAGCAACAGCAGGTGTGGACGGTGGTGCTTGTAAACAAAACTAGGAACAGGAAAGTACGAGGCAGAGAAGCTAGTTTCCAGTGAAAAGGTTAAAAGTTGCATCTGGTGCATGCAAATCTAAACTTGTTgaatattaaaattattttgacTATTCCCTATGTATTTAAATATGACTGAACAATACAATTGGTTAATGAGTGGCTGTGTTCCTCTTGCCCTACACCAATGAATAGGTTTCAGGAGGGACTCAGTCACCAAGAAGCTGATGCCGCAGTCAAGATCCTACAGCATTTAGCCAATcatgtgtttattctacatttttatagcttgtttttctgtttttttatttgacaGACTAGCCTCTGCTGCAATTATTTTATTATGCCCTTAACTTAATTCATGTATATGGAGGGTAACCATGTTATATGGAAAATGTGTCCTAAATTTAGGTATTAGTTTATAAGGAAATACACTATATGAAGTGTGCTAAATGGAGGGTTTACTGTAGttgcaattcaaattttgcttctGTAAATCCAAATTATGCATATGGTTACAATATGGGAAACAACAAATTTTATCAACCACAATGACAAGAAGGTATAGCTACCTGAAAAGCTGGTACATCTCTGATTCAGAGTATTCTAATAGAATATCAGAATCCTTCTCTTCCATAGCCAAATGATCCATGCCAAAATGTGAATACATATTTGGAAGCAATATTGTATGGCTTCTCTCAGGATAAACATGTTCTCTGAAATCAAGCAAAAGGGGACCTTAATAACCTTAACTACTGAAATTATATGAACTCATACTCAGTTAAAAATTATACAGTATATTCTAAATAATATGTATCGCCCATCATATTGGCCAatcatcattcactcactcagttTTTGTTGGAAAGGCTCCAGGCCACCACCCAaaatcagacagacagatggacaaccTCCTACATTACAGGAACTTGGGGACAGGccggaggggggcgggggactGGCCCTCAACTATTTTAACTCTTATAGCTTCCCTTAATGGTTAGTAGCCTTTTTAATTTTCCATTCTGACCCTGTTGATCATGATGATGCTCTGACAGTCTTAAATCATTAAATAAATATTAGAACCAAGACTTTACCTAGAACACTGCACACCAAATCGACATGCTCCTGTCTTTGTGAAAAATGGACATGGCTCCCTCTTGGGCGGGCTGATGCGACTCCTGCTGTAGCCCGGTGGAGGCTCGGGGTTGTGTGTTGGCTCTTCTCCTGGCTGGAATGGTAGATTTTATAAGCACTCCAAATATTGGCTTGC
This genomic window contains:
- the LOC127007339 gene encoding U2 small nuclear ribonucleoprotein auxiliary factor 35 kDa subunit-related protein 2-like, whose protein sequence is MLIELTQRVSHRLWRQIVKRERRRRVRQRRAQELHLKQEQKQRALMQDPHYVKELERLQQMEEETQRLEEEEAKRRKEEWLLRDAALHSKFLYEKRKKQLQEEQQKKQEELIKKEWEEKQRTEEEKKKEEQEALLKAATESLGKPGEEPTHNPEPPPGYSRSRISPPKREPCPFFTKTGACRFGVQCSREHVYPERSHTILLPNMYSHFGMDHLAMEEKDSDILLEYSESEMYQLFREFFEDVLPEFQRCGKVVQFKVCANVSPHLRGNVYVQFMNEDDALKACALFNGRWYAGRQMTCYQVTIEKWRYALCGLYWRKQCPKGDHCNFLHAYRNPGNVFWQADRDMQPFSSLRKTPLHHRLSPERNFRKKHEKSSKLSNERRRNFKDDEDSECEIGVSQRSKDLSDTSETEVNESSKRKHSSQGSRQKLRRSRSEKSSDRSEQTSSKSRKSSRRSERSSSRSEQSSSRSERSSSRSERFSSKSERYGSRSDRSSSRSDRCSKSEWSRSKSARLSSSPERPSRKSSSKILKKKKKGQNHIG